The following coding sequences lie in one Rutidosis leptorrhynchoides isolate AG116_Rl617_1_P2 chromosome 4, CSIRO_AGI_Rlap_v1, whole genome shotgun sequence genomic window:
- the LOC139843722 gene encoding E3 ubiquitin-protein ligase PRT1-like isoform X2, whose product MRRLLVTDLLYQPVVLVCGHVTCFWCCHQSMDMRGQSHCPLCRHPYHHFPAICRMLDDLLKKMYPISYDKRKTQALEDQEQISFGYSPDLDQKLEHSNVADQPCHNNFEDTLSVNPSLTEENNSDGASSSGNCKLVTVADVLCAACKQLLFHPVALNCGHVYCEACITVQEDGVIKCQVCECRHPSGFPKVCKEIDHVLEEQFPSEYALRRSSTQLSQQQIRIVNSFKDQGTKFSYPTDENFLQWWASNGSKFHAGVGCDMCGMCPIIGERYRCKDCIEKCGYDLCGDCHNSDIKIPGRFNQKHTPQHQFELIKPSINQGVIFRLLSGQLAIVSAASRHESNSANGNSEFASSSLVDHNGDDDADSAAFHDHNDGDDDNDDSDGDDGDGDGDDDDGAGVV is encoded by the exons TCTCATTGTCCTTTATGTCGGCACCCGTATCATCATTTTCCAGCCATCTGTCGCATGTTGGACGACTTACTCAAAAAGATGTATCCGATTTCATATGATAAAAGGAAAACACAAGCACTTG AGGATCAAGAACAAATCTCATTTGGCTATTCACCGGATTTAGATCAAAAGTTAGAACATTCAAACGTTGCGGACCAGCCTTGTCATAACAATTTTGAAGATACTTTGTCAGTAAATCCCTCTTTGACTGAAGAAAATAATTCTGATGGTGCAAGTTCTTCCGGAAATTGTAAGCTGGTAACCGTTGCTGATGTGCTATGTGCAGCTTGCAAGCAACTGCTATTTCATCCTGTTGCTCTTAATTGTGGTCATG TATATTGTGAGGCCTGCATTACGGTTCAAGAAGATGGGGTGATTAAATGTCAAGTTTGTGAATGTCGGCATCCAAGTGGATTTCCAAAAGTCTGCAAGGAAATTGATCATGTCCTCGAGGAACAATTTCCTTCAGAGTATGCACTTAGAAGAAGCAGTACACAGCTCAGCCAACAGCAGATCCGTATTGTTAATTCTTTCAAAG ATCAAGGTACCAAGTTCTCGTATCCAACCGATGAAAACTTTCTTCAGTGGTGGGCTAGTAATGGCTCAAAATTTCATGCAGGTGTTGGTTGCGATATGTGTGGG ATGTGTCCGATAATCGGGGAAAGATATCGGTGCAAAGATTGCATAGAAAAATGCGGTTATGATCTTTGTGGAGACTGTCATAACTCAGACATAAAGATTCCAGGTCGGTTTAATCAGAAGCATACTCCACAACACCAGTTTGAGTTGATCAAACCATCCATAAACCAGGGCGTAATATTCCGATTATTAAGTGGACAGCTGGCCATTGTTTCCGCTGCTTCTCGTCATGAGTCTAACTCTGCTAATGGAAACTCCGAATTTGCATCCTCTTCTCTTGTCGATCATAACGGTGATGATGATGCTGATTCTGCTGCTTTTCATGAtcataatgatggtgatgatgataatgatgatagtgatggtgatgatggtgatggtgatggtgatgatgatgatggtgctggtgtgGTTTGA